A genomic segment from Neobacillus sp. YX16 encodes:
- a CDS encoding ribonuclease HII: MKVQTIAEIEQQLNGIKAENDPLFQKFKQDERKGVQHLLHKWYRKLEQERLLEEKFLEMNVFENKWRAQGYKSIAGVDEVGRGPLAGPVVAAAVILPKDFYLPGIDDSKKLSEKKRNEYDEIIRREAVAVNVAMIDAPEVDSINIYEATKKAMKAAIASLASNPEVLLVDAMKLETPYIVESIIKGDAKSVSIAAASIVAKVARDSLMIKLSAEFPEYGFERNMGYGTKEHILAIQKHGLTPYHRMSFAPIKDMLIGQ; this comes from the coding sequence ATGAAAGTACAGACAATAGCAGAAATAGAACAACAACTTAATGGCATAAAGGCTGAAAATGACCCTTTATTTCAAAAATTCAAACAGGATGAGCGTAAAGGGGTTCAACATCTACTACATAAATGGTATAGGAAATTGGAACAGGAAAGACTACTTGAGGAAAAGTTTCTTGAAATGAATGTCTTTGAAAATAAATGGCGTGCACAGGGATATAAGTCTATTGCCGGTGTCGACGAAGTTGGCAGGGGACCACTTGCAGGTCCAGTAGTAGCTGCGGCAGTTATTTTACCCAAGGATTTTTACTTACCAGGTATTGATGATTCCAAAAAGCTTTCAGAGAAAAAGCGGAATGAATATGATGAAATCATTAGACGAGAGGCAGTAGCTGTTAATGTCGCGATGATTGATGCACCTGAAGTTGATTCTATCAATATTTACGAGGCTACTAAAAAGGCAATGAAAGCTGCAATAGCTTCACTAGCTTCAAATCCAGAAGTTTTACTGGTCGATGCTATGAAGCTGGAAACGCCTTATATAGTGGAGTCTATTATAAAAGGGGATGCAAAGAGCGTATCGATAGCGGCAGCTTCCATCGTAGCAAAAGTGGCAAGAGATTCTCTAATGATAAAATTATCAGCTGAATTTCCGGAATATGGCTTCGAGCGTAACATGGGGTATGGGACAAAAGAACATATCTTAGCGATTCAAAAGCATGGCCTTACTCCCTATCATCGGATGAGCTTTGCGCCAATTAAGGATATGTTAATAGGACAATAA
- the hslU gene encoding HslU--HslV peptidase ATPase subunit yields MAKTDNLTPRQIVERLDQYIIGQKDAKKAVAVALRNRYRRGLLNEKLREEIIPKNILMIGPTGVGKTEIARRIAKLVGAPFVKVEATKFTEVGYVGRDVESMVRDLVETSVRLVKEDRMLSVKERAEENANARLVDLLVPSAKKAQNYKNPLEMLFGGGNATPDQDTHQEDYSITEKRKIVREKLALGQLEEEMVTVDVEEQTPSMFDMLQGSGMEQMGMNMQDALSSFMPKKRKKRKLTVREARKVLTNEEAARLIDMDEVTTEAVYRAEQTGIIFIDEIDKIASKNSGGSSADVSREGVQRDILPIVEGSTVVTKYGSIKTDYILFIAAGAFHMSKPSDLIPELQGRLPIRVELTKLTVDDFFRILIEPDNALIKQYQALLETEGIQIEFSDDAIRRIAEVAFEVNQNTDNIGARRLHTILEKLLEDLSFEAPDILMEKVTITPQYVDDKLGAIAKNKDLSQFIL; encoded by the coding sequence ATGGCTAAAACAGATAACCTAACACCGCGTCAAATTGTTGAGAGACTTGATCAATATATTATAGGTCAGAAGGACGCAAAAAAGGCAGTGGCTGTTGCACTAAGAAATCGATATAGACGAGGCTTGCTAAACGAAAAACTCCGCGAAGAAATTATTCCTAAAAATATTTTAATGATTGGTCCAACTGGTGTTGGTAAAACGGAAATTGCCAGAAGAATTGCGAAGCTGGTTGGAGCACCATTCGTTAAAGTAGAGGCTACTAAATTTACGGAAGTCGGGTATGTTGGCCGTGATGTGGAATCTATGGTTCGTGACCTCGTTGAAACATCTGTCAGATTGGTTAAAGAGGATAGAATGTTGTCTGTTAAGGAACGTGCAGAGGAAAACGCAAATGCTAGGCTAGTTGATTTACTTGTTCCATCAGCTAAGAAAGCACAAAATTATAAAAATCCACTTGAAATGTTATTTGGCGGCGGAAATGCAACTCCGGATCAGGATACACATCAAGAGGATTACTCTATTACTGAAAAACGTAAGATTGTAAGGGAAAAGCTTGCTCTTGGTCAATTGGAAGAAGAGATGGTTACGGTTGATGTTGAAGAGCAAACACCATCCATGTTTGATATGCTTCAAGGTTCAGGGATGGAACAAATGGGTATGAACATGCAAGATGCGCTCAGCAGCTTTATGCCGAAGAAACGGAAGAAAAGAAAATTAACTGTGCGCGAGGCAAGGAAAGTATTAACCAATGAAGAAGCCGCAAGATTGATTGATATGGATGAGGTTACCACTGAAGCAGTTTACCGTGCTGAACAGACAGGTATCATCTTTATTGATGAAATTGATAAAATTGCCAGCAAAAACTCTGGAGGTTCCTCAGCGGATGTGTCTCGTGAGGGTGTTCAACGAGATATTTTACCGATTGTTGAAGGTTCAACCGTTGTTACGAAATATGGCTCAATAAAAACAGATTATATTTTATTTATCGCAGCTGGTGCGTTTCATATGTCAAAACCCTCGGATTTAATACCAGAATTACAGGGCCGTTTACCGATTCGTGTTGAATTAACGAAATTAACGGTAGATGATTTCTTTAGGATTTTGATTGAACCTGATAATGCTTTAATTAAACAATATCAAGCATTATTAGAAACAGAAGGTATACAAATTGAATTTTCTGACGATGCTATTCGTAGAATAGCTGAGGTTGCTTTTGAAGTGAATCAAAATACAGATAATATCGGGGCACGAAGACTTCACACAATATTAGAAAAATTATTAGAAGACTTATCGTTTGAAGCACCTGATATTTTAATGGAGAAGGTTACCATTACTCCACAATATGTTGATGATAAGCTTGGAGCAATAGCGAAAAATAAAGATTTAAGCCAATTTATCTTATAA
- the dprA gene encoding DNA-processing protein DprA, with protein sequence MDDFREKLIRIMHYPGISWSAVLQYLKKDSSLQMKPHYIQQNLFSSTAHINLSSTTSLQSEIIKEQIQQYEKNGIKVITIFDENYPSLLKEIYQPPWVLFAKGNLSLLVKQPKLAVVGSRQATQYGKSAIRLLFPPLVEKGVVIVSGLANGIDSLAHEYAMKNGGNTIAVIAGGLNHIYPKENAELAREMMKTQLVVSEYPPNTKPERWHFPARNRIISGMSNGTFIIEAKRKSGSLITANYAVNEGREVFSLPGSIFNPYSLGTNDLIQQGAKPVMCSEDILDELPL encoded by the coding sequence ATGGATGATTTTAGAGAAAAACTCATTCGTATAATGCATTACCCTGGTATTTCGTGGAGTGCAGTTTTGCAATATTTAAAGAAAGATTCATCTCTTCAAATGAAACCTCATTACATCCAACAAAACCTATTCTCTTCCACAGCACATATAAACCTTTCTTCTACAACTTCCTTACAATCCGAAATCATTAAGGAACAAATCCAGCAATATGAAAAAAACGGAATTAAGGTTATCACTATCTTTGATGAAAATTACCCCAGTCTATTAAAAGAAATCTATCAGCCGCCCTGGGTATTATTTGCAAAGGGAAATCTCTCATTGCTAGTAAAACAGCCAAAGCTTGCAGTAGTGGGTTCCCGCCAAGCAACCCAGTATGGTAAGAGTGCCATTCGGTTACTGTTTCCGCCTTTAGTGGAAAAAGGAGTGGTTATTGTCAGCGGTTTAGCTAATGGTATAGATTCTCTCGCACATGAGTACGCAATGAAGAATGGCGGTAATACCATTGCTGTAATAGCTGGAGGATTGAATCATATTTATCCAAAGGAAAACGCTGAATTAGCAAGAGAAATGATGAAAACACAGCTGGTCGTTTCAGAATATCCACCAAATACGAAGCCGGAACGATGGCATTTTCCAGCGCGCAACAGAATCATTAGCGGGATGTCAAACGGGACATTTATAATAGAAGCAAAACGAAAAAGTGGATCTCTCATTACGGCCAATTATGCAGTCAATGAAGGACGTGAAGTTTTTTCACTGCCTGGAAGTATCTTTAATCCGTATTCATTGGGTACAAATGACCTAATCCAGCAGGGGGCAAAGCCTGTAATGTGCAGCGAGGATATTTTAGATGAACTTCCTTTATAA
- the topA gene encoding type I DNA topoisomerase: protein MSEFLVIVESPAKAKTIERYLGNKYKVKASMGHIRDLPRSQMGVNVENMYEPKYITIRGKGPVLKELKTAAKKAKKVYLAADPDREGEAIAWHLAHSLNVDIHSDCRVVFNEITKEAIKESFKHPRPINMDLVDAQQARRVLDRLVGYNISPLLWKKVKKGLSAGRVQSTAVRLIIEREKEIKAFVPEEYWTIEGELVKGKDHFSVSYFSLANKEKTELKSKQDVEEIFKKMEGDNFKVVSVTKKERKRNPSPPFITSSLQQEAARKLNFRAKKTMMLAQQLYEGIELGSSGTVGLITYMRTDSTRISEVAQKEAADYILQEYGQDYLKEEERKEKKQSNAQDAHEAIRPTSTLREPNSLKQYLSRDQLRLYKLIWERFLASQMAQAVMDTMSVDLQNGNVIFRATGSKIKFPGFMKLYVEGSDDQVEERDKMLPNLQEGDVVFKKDIEPKQHFTQPPPRYTEARLVRTLEELGIGRPSTYAPTLDTIQKRGYVALDNKRFVPTELGEIVDELILEFFPDIINADFTAKMERDLDNVEDGKVRWVEIIDGFYQEFEKHLVIAEKEMQSVEIKDEPAGEDCELCSSPMVFKMGRYGKFMACSNFPDCRNTKAIVKEIGVTCPKCKEGNIIERKSKKKRIFYGCDKFPGCEFISWDKPLPRACPKCEGTLVEKKLKKGVQVQCTECDYKEEPQS, encoded by the coding sequence ATGTCAGAGTTTCTTGTAATTGTAGAATCACCTGCAAAAGCGAAAACAATTGAACGTTATTTGGGAAATAAATATAAAGTAAAAGCATCGATGGGACACATACGAGATCTACCTAGAAGTCAAATGGGTGTAAACGTTGAAAATATGTACGAACCGAAATACATTACGATTCGAGGTAAAGGTCCAGTATTAAAGGAATTAAAAACAGCTGCAAAAAAAGCAAAGAAAGTTTATCTCGCGGCTGACCCGGATCGCGAAGGGGAAGCAATCGCATGGCATCTTGCTCATAGCTTAAATGTAGATATACATTCAGATTGTCGTGTTGTATTTAATGAAATTACCAAAGAAGCAATTAAAGAATCCTTTAAACACCCGCGTCCAATCAATATGGATTTAGTCGATGCACAGCAAGCAAGAAGGGTTCTAGATCGTCTAGTTGGATATAATATTAGTCCGCTTCTTTGGAAAAAAGTGAAAAAAGGGTTAAGTGCGGGACGAGTTCAATCTACCGCTGTCCGATTAATCATCGAACGAGAGAAGGAAATAAAAGCATTTGTTCCTGAAGAATATTGGACAATTGAAGGAGAGTTGGTTAAGGGAAAGGATCATTTTAGTGTTTCTTATTTCTCGCTAGCTAACAAAGAAAAAACAGAACTGAAATCAAAACAGGATGTTGAAGAGATTTTTAAAAAAATGGAAGGCGATAATTTTAAGGTGGTTTCGGTAACTAAAAAAGAGCGTAAACGAAATCCTTCTCCACCATTTATTACGTCTTCCCTCCAGCAGGAAGCTGCTAGAAAACTCAATTTCCGTGCTAAGAAAACCATGATGCTGGCACAGCAATTATACGAGGGAATTGAGCTTGGTTCATCTGGAACAGTTGGTCTTATCACCTATATGAGAACAGATTCAACTCGTATATCCGAAGTAGCTCAAAAAGAGGCTGCGGATTATATTCTTCAGGAATATGGCCAGGATTACTTAAAAGAAGAAGAAAGAAAAGAGAAAAAACAATCAAATGCTCAGGATGCTCACGAAGCTATCCGTCCGACGAGTACATTGCGTGAACCAAATAGTTTGAAACAATATCTCTCAAGAGACCAACTGCGTCTATATAAATTAATTTGGGAACGATTTTTAGCGAGTCAAATGGCCCAGGCTGTTATGGATACAATGAGCGTTGACTTACAGAATGGAAATGTCATATTCCGAGCAACCGGTTCAAAAATAAAGTTTCCTGGATTTATGAAGCTATACGTGGAAGGTTCAGATGATCAAGTTGAGGAACGTGACAAAATGCTGCCAAATCTACAAGAAGGCGATGTTGTATTCAAAAAGGATATTGAACCAAAACAACATTTTACACAGCCGCCGCCAAGGTATACAGAGGCTAGATTGGTTAGAACACTTGAAGAACTAGGCATAGGACGTCCATCCACCTATGCACCAACTTTGGATACAATCCAAAAGCGTGGATATGTCGCGCTGGATAATAAACGATTTGTCCCTACTGAGTTAGGTGAAATTGTTGATGAATTAATACTTGAATTCTTTCCGGATATTATTAATGCAGATTTTACTGCCAAAATGGAGCGGGATTTGGATAATGTTGAGGATGGTAAAGTTCGCTGGGTTGAAATCATTGATGGTTTTTATCAAGAATTTGAGAAACATCTTGTTATTGCAGAAAAAGAAATGCAGTCTGTTGAAATTAAAGATGAGCCGGCAGGCGAAGATTGTGAATTATGCTCGAGCCCAATGGTATTTAAAATGGGCAGATACGGTAAATTTATGGCATGCAGCAATTTCCCGGATTGCCGTAATACAAAAGCCATTGTAAAAGAAATCGGCGTTACCTGTCCAAAATGTAAAGAAGGAAATATCATTGAACGTAAAAGTAAGAAGAAAAGAATCTTTTATGGATGTGACAAGTTTCCAGGATGTGAATTTATTTCATGGGATAAGCCTTTACCAAGAGCCTGTCCTAAATGTGAAGGAACGCTCGTTGAAAAGAAATTAAAAAAAGGCGTCCAAGTACAATGCACCGAATGTGATTACAAAGAAGAACCACAAAGTTAA
- the codY gene encoding GTP-sensing pleiotropic transcriptional regulator CodY, producing the protein MDLLTKTRKINVLLQKAAGKPVNFKEMSETLSEVIEANIFVVSRRGKLLGFAINQQIENDRMKKMLEDRQFPEEYINGLFNIQETSSNLDVESQYTAFPVENRDLFREGLTTIVPIIGGGERLGTLILARLQEKFHDDDLILAEYGATVVGMEILREKSEEIEEEARSKAVVQMAISSLSYSELEAIEHIFEELNGHEGLLVASKIADRVGITRSVIVNALRKLESAGVIESRSLGMKGTYIKVLNDKFLVELDKLRSN; encoded by the coding sequence ATGGATTTACTTACAAAAACTAGAAAAATTAATGTGTTATTACAAAAGGCAGCAGGAAAACCAGTTAACTTTAAGGAAATGTCAGAAACCCTAAGTGAAGTAATTGAAGCAAACATTTTCGTTGTCAGTCGCCGTGGGAAGCTTTTAGGCTTTGCTATTAATCAGCAAATCGAAAATGACCGTATGAAAAAGATGCTAGAGGATCGTCAATTTCCTGAAGAATATATAAATGGACTATTTAATATTCAAGAGACATCTTCAAATCTTGATGTGGAAAGTCAATATACAGCATTTCCTGTTGAAAATAGAGACCTATTCCGTGAAGGGTTAACAACCATCGTTCCGATTATTGGCGGAGGTGAACGCCTTGGAACATTAATCCTTGCAAGACTGCAAGAGAAATTCCACGATGATGACCTTATTCTTGCCGAGTATGGTGCAACTGTTGTTGGTATGGAAATCCTGCGTGAAAAGTCTGAGGAAATCGAAGAAGAAGCAAGAAGCAAGGCAGTTGTTCAAATGGCAATCAGTTCATTATCTTACAGTGAACTTGAAGCGATTGAACATATCTTTGAAGAGTTAAATGGACATGAAGGCTTATTAGTTGCTTCGAAAATTGCAGACCGTGTTGGTATTACTCGTTCTGTAATTGTTAATGCTTTAAGAAAGCTTGAAAGTGCTGGAGTCATTGAATCTCGTTCTCTTGGTATGAAAGGAACGTATATCAAAGTCTTAAATGATAAATTCTTAGTTGAGTTAGATAAATTACGTTCTAACTAA
- the hslV gene encoding ATP-dependent protease subunit HslV, producing MNQFHATTIFAIHHNGQCSMSGDGQVTFGNAVVMKHTAKKVRKIFNGRVLAGFAGSVADAFTLFEMFEGKLEEYNGNLQRAAVELAKQWRSDKILRKLEAMLIVMNQEDILLVSGTGEVIEPDDGILAIGSGGNYALAAGRSLKKYAGDHLTAKEIAKASLEIAAEICVYTNHNIIVEEL from the coding sequence ATGAACCAATTTCATGCCACGACGATATTTGCAATCCATCATAATGGTCAATGTTCAATGTCAGGTGATGGTCAAGTCACATTTGGGAATGCTGTAGTGATGAAGCACACAGCAAAAAAGGTTAGAAAGATATTTAATGGAAGAGTATTAGCTGGTTTTGCCGGATCTGTAGCCGATGCCTTTACCCTTTTTGAAATGTTCGAAGGGAAATTAGAAGAATATAACGGAAACCTCCAACGAGCAGCTGTTGAGCTTGCTAAACAGTGGAGAAGTGATAAGATCCTAAGAAAGCTAGAAGCCATGTTAATTGTTATGAATCAGGAAGATATACTCCTAGTATCAGGAACAGGAGAAGTAATTGAGCCTGATGATGGAATTCTAGCAATTGGTTCAGGTGGGAATTATGCACTGGCAGCTGGACGTTCTCTAAAGAAATATGCTGGTGACCATCTTACAGCAAAAGAAATCGCAAAGGCTTCTTTAGAAATAGCTGCAGAAATATGTGTATACACAAACCACAACATTATCGTGGAAGAGCTCTAA
- the trmFO gene encoding FADH(2)-oxidizing methylenetetrahydrofolate--tRNA-(uracil(54)-C(5))-methyltransferase TrmFO, whose translation MDVTINVIGAGLAGSEAAWQIAKRGVKVRLYEMRPVKQTPAHHTDKFAELVCSNSLRANNLTNAVGVLKEEMRLLDSVIIAAADACSVPAGGALAVDRHEFAAKVTEMVRNHENVTVINEEVTEIPEGITVIATGPLTSPELSAQLKSLTGEDYLYFYDAAAPILEKDSINMEKVYLKSRYDKGEAAYLNCPMTEEEFNTFYEALIAAETVPLKEFEKEIFFEGCMPIEVMAQRGKKTMLFGPLKPVGLEDPKTGKRPYAVVQLRQDDAAGTLYNIVGFQTHLKWGPQKEVLRLIPGLEDVEIVRYGVMHRNTFINSPKVLKASYQFRERENLFFAGQMTGVEGYVESAASGLAAGINAARLAQGNNPVEFPVETAIGSMARYITTANAKNFQPMNANFGLFPELPEKIKGKQERNMQHANRALETIQNFVKVL comes from the coding sequence ATTGATGTAACAATAAATGTAATCGGAGCTGGTTTGGCAGGGAGTGAGGCTGCGTGGCAAATCGCTAAACGGGGTGTAAAAGTCAGACTTTATGAGATGAGACCCGTTAAACAAACACCCGCTCATCATACTGATAAGTTCGCTGAATTAGTATGCAGTAATTCCTTAAGAGCAAATAACTTAACAAATGCGGTTGGTGTATTAAAGGAAGAAATGCGATTGCTCGATTCTGTTATTATCGCTGCTGCTGATGCATGCTCGGTCCCGGCAGGAGGAGCCTTGGCGGTTGACCGTCATGAGTTTGCGGCTAAAGTGACAGAAATGGTAAGAAATCATGAAAATGTAACAGTCATTAATGAAGAAGTGACGGAAATTCCTGAGGGAATAACTGTAATAGCAACAGGACCTTTAACAAGTCCTGAATTATCCGCACAACTAAAGTCTTTAACGGGCGAGGATTACCTTTATTTTTATGATGCTGCAGCACCAATTCTTGAAAAAGACAGTATTAATATGGAAAAGGTGTATTTGAAATCACGATATGATAAAGGTGAAGCTGCTTATTTAAATTGTCCGATGACTGAGGAAGAATTCAACACCTTTTATGAAGCGTTAATTGCAGCAGAAACAGTACCTTTAAAGGAATTTGAAAAGGAAATCTTTTTTGAAGGTTGTATGCCAATCGAAGTCATGGCACAAAGAGGCAAGAAAACAATGTTATTCGGTCCATTAAAGCCAGTTGGTTTAGAGGATCCTAAGACAGGAAAAAGACCTTATGCGGTTGTTCAGCTGCGGCAAGATGATGCAGCAGGAACCCTTTATAATATTGTTGGTTTCCAGACACATTTGAAATGGGGTCCACAAAAAGAAGTCCTGCGGTTAATACCAGGACTTGAAGATGTAGAGATTGTCCGCTATGGGGTCATGCATCGAAATACCTTTATCAATTCACCAAAGGTTCTTAAAGCTTCTTACCAATTTAGGGAACGGGAAAATCTGTTTTTTGCTGGACAAATGACAGGTGTGGAAGGATATGTAGAATCGGCTGCAAGTGGACTAGCTGCTGGAATAAATGCTGCTAGATTAGCACAGGGGAATAATCCAGTCGAGTTTCCTGTTGAAACAGCGATTGGAAGTATGGCACGATATATCACCACAGCTAACGCAAAGAATTTCCAGCCTATGAATGCTAATTTTGGGCTGTTTCCGGAATTACCTGAAAAAATCAAGGGAAAACAGGAACGAAATATGCAGCATGCAAACCGAGCTTTGGAAACAATTCAGAACTTTGTGAAAGTTTTGTAA
- the sucD gene encoding succinate--CoA ligase subunit alpha translates to MSVFINKDTKVIVQGITGSTALFHTKQMLEYGTQIVAGTTPGKGGMEVEGVPVYNTVKEAVAATGATASVIYVPAPFAADAIIEAVDAELDLAICITEHIPVLDMVKVKRYMEGKKTRLVGPNCPGVITADECKIGIMPGYIHTKGHVGVVSRSGTLTYEAVHQLTQAGIGQTTAVGIGGDPVNGTNFIDVLKAFNEDPETYAVIMIGEIGGTAEEEAAEWVKANMTKPVVGFIGGRTAPPGKRMGHAGAIISGGKGTADEKIRVMNECGIKVADTPSVMGETLIEVLKEQGIYDKCITH, encoded by the coding sequence GTGAGCGTTTTTATTAATAAAGATACAAAAGTAATAGTTCAAGGGATTACAGGTTCAACTGCCCTTTTTCATACAAAACAAATGCTAGAATACGGTACACAAATTGTTGCTGGGACCACTCCTGGAAAAGGCGGCATGGAGGTTGAAGGAGTACCTGTTTATAATACAGTGAAAGAAGCTGTTGCTGCTACAGGCGCTACTGCTTCAGTTATCTATGTTCCAGCACCATTTGCAGCCGATGCTATTATCGAAGCGGTAGATGCGGAATTAGATTTAGCTATCTGTATTACTGAGCACATTCCAGTATTAGATATGGTTAAGGTTAAACGTTATATGGAAGGTAAGAAGACTCGCTTGGTTGGTCCTAACTGCCCAGGGGTTATTACGGCAGATGAATGTAAAATTGGTATCATGCCTGGTTACATCCATACAAAAGGTCATGTTGGGGTTGTTTCCCGCTCTGGAACATTAACATATGAAGCTGTTCATCAGTTAACTCAAGCAGGAATTGGGCAAACTACTGCTGTTGGAATCGGCGGAGACCCAGTTAATGGTACTAACTTCATCGATGTATTAAAAGCATTTAATGAAGACCCAGAAACTTATGCTGTTATCATGATTGGTGAAATTGGCGGTACAGCTGAGGAAGAAGCGGCTGAGTGGGTAAAGGCAAATATGACTAAACCTGTAGTCGGCTTCATCGGCGGTCGTACAGCTCCTCCTGGAAAGCGAATGGGCCATGCTGGTGCAATCATTTCAGGTGGTAAAGGTACAGCAGATGAAAAAATTCGTGTTATGAATGAATGCGGAATTAAAGTTGCTGACACACCATCTGTTATGGGTGAAACGTTAATTGAAGTTCTAAAAGAACAAGGTATATATGATAAGTGTATAACACACTAA
- the rpsB gene encoding 30S ribosomal protein S2: MSVISMKQLLEAGVHFGHQTRRWNPKMKKYIFTERNGIYIIDLQKTVKKVEEAYNWVKDLAANGGTILFVGTKKQAQDSVKEEAARSGMYFVNQRWLGGTLTNFETIQKRIGRLKDIERMSEDGTFEVLPKKEVVQLKKELERLEKFLGGIKDMKQLPDALFIIDPRKERIAVAEAKKLNIPIVGIVDTNCDPDEIDVVIPANDDAIRAVKLLTGKMADAILEAKQGEEVAVEA; encoded by the coding sequence ATGTCAGTAATTTCAATGAAGCAATTGCTTGAAGCTGGTGTACACTTTGGACACCAAACTCGCCGTTGGAACCCTAAAATGAAGAAATATATCTTCACAGAGCGTAACGGTATTTATATCATCGACCTACAAAAAACAGTTAAGAAAGTTGAAGAAGCTTATAACTGGGTTAAGGATTTAGCTGCTAATGGCGGAACTATCCTTTTTGTTGGTACTAAGAAACAAGCTCAAGATTCTGTTAAAGAAGAAGCAGCTCGTTCAGGTATGTACTTTGTTAACCAACGTTGGTTGGGTGGTACTTTAACAAACTTTGAAACAATCCAAAAGCGTATTGGTCGCTTAAAAGATATTGAAAGAATGTCAGAAGACGGTACTTTCGAAGTTTTACCTAAAAAAGAAGTAGTTCAATTAAAGAAAGAACTTGAACGCCTTGAAAAATTCTTAGGCGGAATCAAAGATATGAAGCAGCTTCCTGATGCACTTTTCATTATCGACCCTCGTAAAGAGCGTATCGCTGTTGCTGAAGCTAAAAAATTAAACATTCCTATCGTAGGAATTGTTGATACTAACTGTGATCCAGACGAAATCGATGTAGTTATTCCTGCGAATGACGATGCGATTCGTGCGGTTAAGCTTTTAACAGGTAAAATGGCAGACGCTATCCTTGAAGCAAAACAAGGTGAAGAAGTAGCAGTAGAAGCGTAA
- the sucC gene encoding ADP-forming succinate--CoA ligase subunit beta has protein sequence MNIHEYQGKEILRKYGVSVPNGKVAFSVEEAVEAAKELGTQVCVVKAQIHAGGRGKAGGVKVAKNLEEVRTYASEILGKTLVTHQTGPEGKEVKRLLIEEGCDIKKEYYVGLVLDRATSKVVLMASEEGGTEIEEVAEKTPEKIFKEEIDPVVGLMPYQARRIAFNINIPKELVNQAVKFMMGLYSAYIEKDCSIAEINPLVVTGDGKVMALDAKLNFDSNALYRQKDVLEYRDLEEEDPKEIEASKYDLSYISLDGNIGCMVNGAGLAMATMDIVKHYGGDPANFLDVGGGATAEKVTEAFKIILSDPNVKGIFVNIFGGIMKCDVIAEGVVEAAKQVQLSVPLVVRLEGTNVDLGKKILAESGLAITPAESMADGAQKIVSLVK, from the coding sequence ATGAATATCCATGAGTATCAGGGGAAAGAGATCCTCAGAAAATATGGGGTGAGTGTTCCTAATGGCAAAGTGGCATTCAGTGTTGAAGAAGCAGTGGAAGCCGCGAAGGAATTAGGTACACAAGTATGTGTAGTAAAAGCGCAAATTCATGCTGGCGGCAGGGGTAAAGCCGGCGGGGTAAAGGTTGCTAAAAACCTTGAAGAAGTGCGTACATATGCAAGCGAAATCCTTGGAAAAACGTTGGTTACACACCAAACAGGTCCCGAAGGCAAAGAAGTAAAGCGACTATTAATTGAAGAAGGCTGCGATATTAAAAAAGAATATTACGTTGGCCTTGTCTTAGACCGTGCTACATCAAAAGTTGTGCTTATGGCTTCTGAAGAAGGCGGAACGGAAATTGAAGAAGTAGCAGAAAAAACTCCGGAGAAAATCTTCAAAGAAGAAATTGATCCGGTTGTTGGCTTAATGCCTTATCAGGCTCGCCGAATTGCATTCAATATCAACATTCCAAAAGAGCTTGTTAATCAAGCTGTTAAATTTATGATGGGCTTATACAGTGCCTATATTGAAAAAGATTGTTCAATTGCCGAAATCAACCCACTGGTTGTAACTGGTGATGGAAAAGTAATGGCATTAGATGCAAAGTTAAACTTTGACTCAAATGCTTTATATCGTCAAAAAGATGTACTTGAATACCGTGATCTTGAAGAAGAAGATCCAAAGGAAATCGAAGCATCTAAATATGATTTAAGCTATATTTCATTAGATGGAAATATCGGCTGTATGGTAAATGGCGCTGGTCTTGCAATGGCAACAATGGATATTGTTAAGCACTATGGCGGCGACCCGGCGAACTTCCTTGATGTTGGGGGCGGTGCAACAGCTGAGAAAGTTACAGAAGCATTCAAAATTATCCTTTCTGATCCAAACGTAAAAGGTATTTTTGTTAATATTTTTGGCGGAATTATGAAATGTGATGTCATTGCTGAGGGTGTTGTAGAAGCTGCTAAGCAGGTTCAACTAAGTGTACCTCTTGTTGTACGTTTAGAGGGAACAAACGTTGATTTAGGTAAGAAAATTCTTGCTGAATCTGGTTTAGCTATCACTCCTGCAGAATCAATGGCTGACGGTGCACAAAAAATCGTTTCACTTGTGAAATAG